Below is a window of Oncorhynchus kisutch isolate 150728-3 unplaced genomic scaffold, Okis_V2 scaffold2203, whole genome shotgun sequence DNA.
aaataattctctctagtattattctgacatttcacattcttaaaataaagtgatgattctaactgacctaagacaggatttttttactaggattaaatatcaggaattgtgaaaaactgagtttaaatgtatttggctaaggtgtatgtaaacatcagacTTCAACTATACCTAGAAGTGCACACTATTCTTATTCTTTTTTAATGTATGTATATAGTCAACTATAGTCAACTAtacaacttctactactactacactttatatcatccaataatatataatgaaaaacactcaacatgaagaattaatgcaattatgttaatttcaaatatttattttgaaatatagattaggtgctcttctttttatagcaggaagtaaagggactggacaaggctttgcctatagctgaaaacatcctggaaatgagcgaacgcttccttggtttcttcttggtggagcatacactctctgttcggcaggattgttgatcattgacaattgctgggggaaaaaatgtaaacataacattttctttaactgaccctagttagtgtgaagaattagtattgcattattattatttaaattgtaatattctacataatttacaaatgtcgggcagcaggtagcctagcagtctcaatccgcctatttaacgcagaagtgttacataggcccccccagggcttagactgtttagtgccaaaaagaaggggataaaaacatgcaaaaaatatatatacatataaataaatatatatttcgtcaactttcttatatctctcagatttaggacagacaattcagttccatgtagtgaatctgttattcaatgcgtttgtatgggcaAATAGCAGTAAGGCCGATACAAACCCCTCGGcccagacagggcttagactcttgtgggttaaaaagcatgatcattacaaaggtgcaactCGTGCTggaggcaataaaaggccacgctaaaatgtgcagttttatcacaccacacaacgccacagatgtctcagagacagagactgagaaaaataggagcaaggaaaaacgctggttgacttgttttgagggagcgtgcaattgccatgctgactgcaggaatgtccaccagagctgtggccagagaattggatgtttatttctttaccataagccgccttcaatgtctttttagagaatttggcagtatgtccaaccggcctcacaaccacagaccaagtatatggcgtcgtgttggctgtagggttatggtgttggcaggcataatctacggacaacgaacacaattgcattttatcaatggcaatttgaatgcacagagataccgtcacgagatccttaggcccattgtcgtgccattcatctgccgccatgcatggccccatgtcgaaaggcctgcatactcaccagacatgtcaaccatttagcatgtttgtgatgctctggattgacgtgtacaacagcgtgttccagttcccaccaatattcaacaactttgcacagctattgaagaggagtgggacaacattccataggccacaatcaacagcctgatcaactctatgcgaaggagaagtgtcacgctgcatgaggaaaatggtggtcacaccagatactgactggttttctgatccacgcccctacctttttttaaggtatctgtgacgaacagatgcatatctgtattcccagtcatgtgaaatccatagataagggcctaatgaacgtatttcaattgactgatttccatatatgaactgtaactcaataaaatctttgaaattgttgcatgttgcgtttatatttttgttcagtacacatttgagtgtattgacttacctgtttcactgacggcaggggtctggttctgggaaggTGTTGGAGTGCAGTGGTTCTTCTTGTTGACCTTCTTTGTACACTGGGTAACAAACAGTCATTTATACAGTAGGAGAAATTGCACACAAAGGGTATCAGTGTTTACCATCATACTGTACGTAATGAATAAAAATAatcttaaaaatgtgtattttgatgaCATTATGTACCTTTTGGTTGAGTCCACAGAGAGCGCtgaatcttcctctcttcttttcctttctACAAGTTGTTGGAAGCCCAGAATTACCTACCTCGTCACTGCCAAGTACATTGTGTGATGACAACTGTGtcatggagggaggtgaagagctagcctcattgcatttagctagtagttccctagttaatgatttgaccagggcatcgtcaaatgcataatccgttgacttcattgcaacctggagcatcttctctgacccaaattcttgaagaagccccttgtagacagccttgaaaatctttttgattttcagattctgggggtaggcttgagttggttcaaggcctgaggtgccacagaactcagacaGAATCCTCTTTGTAAGAACTCTTGATGTTTCACCAATGTCAGAGGATTCCAGTAATGTGAAAGGGGTGATCATTGACAGCAATCTAACAATCAGTAAAAGTACCAAAGAGGTGTCATCATTGCTAGTGGAGTCAAATGATGCATGTTGTATCAGAGTCCATGGCTGATGGAGTTGATGGATGCACAGAGACACTAGACATCTCCAGATCTTTGTTGTCCATCTTAGTTGTCCACCTCTCCTAAAACTTGAATATCCACAGTTCCACCGTTGTGTGTGCTGCTGCCAGACAGAGAGGGTCTAGGCAATGATTTGGAACTAGACTGACGGCAAGTGGTCATGAGAGCCGGTCTGTCAGAGTCAAGTGTTCCAGCATCAGTTGGGGACAACCCATTGATTATGTTCATCAACTCTGATAATTCTTCTgatgaattggaggccacagaacaggTATCCATGACCTGATTGACCATTATATTGGTGAAAAGGCTCTTTGTGTCAAAGTAAACCTGTGAGGAACTAACGGAGATGGCAGAAGAGCTCGGCATAAGCCAACTTGTTTCCTGCAGAGAATCATCAGAGATGATAGTTTGGCAGAAATCGGATCCTTGTGATGGGGGAGGAAGCCAGAAGACAATCTGCTGTAGCAGATGTTTTATTGACTCCGTAGCAAAGGAGTATACAAGGTCAGATGGAAACTCCCTGGATTCTTCAGAAGCATTCAATCCTGTCTTCAGCTTCAAAAGAATAGAGTCAGACACGCTCTTGCCAGCTGGCACAAAAAGAGCCTGTGGGGTGTTGTGACTTtttatgagctcataaactttgtcagtgagctcatgtgagaagttctgaagaccgtccctggggctgagtctcgcaagtcttcttgtaaaagaagtgacatcatctgcagtggctatgtgttccgtatcttctcttggaatgacctccataacagtgtcaactatggcagagatggtttgccttgtgtaatttgttgacccttgtgaatgagttgaggagtcactcatatcaatgaccgaactcctaatgataggacaatagatttcaacaggccactcattggggactggagtgcctggaagagaatttgtaaaatcactctgggaccctctggtcatggcagaggtgatggacagggaggactttgaggaggatggccggtgtatctcgtgtccatcagttctcaccatgtcaacatcctccaacatggagcccacgatggaacgagtcaagaggcctttctctgaggtgctcatcctctctgacatagacactctcctctggattgtcatcagagtctgactaattaaggctttggaataatttaccatgctggtctggctgccttcatgttcactgtaagtcatttgtgtagaagtagctgttctgcatatggattcggcatgtttgggggcctcaaccacattgtctaggaggaccggttgttgctgggcaaaaaAAATCCTTGACCTTGATGAACACATTGTTGAACAGGTTTACAGTGCCTGACCAAATGATCTTTCCTTTCACATTGGCCCCGTTCTGAACACTGACAGGAAGGGTTGAAGCTGACAGGGATCTCTCTAACTGGCCAGACACTGAAGCATCAGACATTTTAGTGATCTGGGGGAAGCTATTAAGGTCTTTAGTGATGCTTATGATGATGTTGGATGCTGCAGAATTGGTGTGCAGAGAAGAGGTGAACAAAGGTGGAGTTCCACTCTTCTGAAGGATTTTGACATCTCTATCATCACCATCGTTACTGGACTCTGCACAAATGTCTGCACTTCTACCATCAAGGCTGGTATTTACAATGCCAATTAACCCTGATTGAAGGATCCCACCAGCCATATGTGAGGCTTTAGTTTGAAACTCCTCAGTACATAGTTTGTCAAAGGCTGTGGATTTAAGACTTCTAGAGgatgcctcctcctcatcattgttGATCTCACCATGCAAATTGTCCTGTGTATTGACAGCATAGTCATCAACAGATAAATATGATTTGGAGGCGGCAAGGACGTCAATCTGAGAAACAACGGCATCCAAAAGCTTGGACAGGTCTTCTGTATCTCCTTTTAGGCTAGAGAGGCATTCCTCCATGGATTCCGCAGAGTGATACACAGTGAGGATCTGACTAATGACCTCCTTGGTACAGGTTTGAAGGTCCGCTTGGATTTCAAGAGAATCCCTATTACAAGTCACCTGAGAATCTAAACTTTCACTAGGAGCCTGTTTGAGAGTCTCATCATGTATTGGTGTAACACCATCGAtgacctttacagagtcttggcaGGGAGTGAGAAAACGCCTCAGCATTTCTCGAAATCTATGATATATAATACGAGCAGCATGAAGGGTGCTCACTTTtgaaattctgaaattttcaGAGTGATGTGCCTGCATGGACTGAACAATAGTctccacatctgttacaaaagTGTCCAGCAATTTAGATGCTTCAGAGTCTCCCAGTAAGCTGTTTGTAAAGGGGTTGACAGATCTCAGAGCTTCGCTCACTGCCTTTCTAGCCTTTGTCTGGAAAGACACACTGGAGAGTTTCTTCATATTTATAATTGGAAGACTCAGGGTAGATTCACTGTTGGTGGTGCTGTCCTGCAGACCAAGTGGAAaagtgagatgggagagacattgttcactgtctaacaactcagatggtgagggggaacacgaactggtgaaatcattcaagtcagacatgatgccatccacaaatagaatggcctccagagactcttcagaatcacactctccaacagaagatgaGAACTTCTCCATCACCTCAGTCTTATACAAGACAAGAACCTGGCTGGCAATCGCTTTTGTGGTGTCAAGGAGGACTTGGTCTTGCAAATACTTTTTGAGAGCCAAGAGAGGTTTTGGGGTCTCACTTTGTCCTTTTTGTTCATTCATAGATGAGGGGGTTATTAAAAGTGGTTTACAAGAAATGGAGTCCGATGTGTCAGCCTCACCATTACTGGAATGACCGATGTCTAGGCACAAAGTTGGAACGATTGTGAAATAATCTTTTGTGCTCTCCACAAATGTACTTGCGAGATACCCTTTTTCTGGACAGGTAAGAATCCTCTTCAGCGTATTTTTCATGTCGTAGTAACAGCCAACAGTGTAAGACCAGATCTTACTCTGATGGTTTTCAAGAAGGATCTGCTCACTCTGTGCAGGAGAGCAGGATGCCCTGATAGACTGGG
It encodes the following:
- the LOC116369465 gene encoding uncharacterized protein LOC116369465, yielding MSPVIFASGGVSRTKVVEEMVSGVSNILQMYINGKSVEQIVVLREDGVEVDMTHLTGQVMTALSGTVLNFSNKEENDPDKRELLCVVADHMKMLEACKSPEEMLKQGESNLNIKGAKSSLRLSTQSMDRLLTEEFQTKATESIREIVKRFRGCTSCCSGTTSSCPTPRIGEISDLMIDPEASELVSTFVSDMDNLTQSIRASCSPAQSEQILLENHQSKIWSYTVGCYYDMKNTLKRILTCPEKGYLASTFVESTKDYFTIVPTLCLDIGHSSNGEADTSDSISCKPLLITPSSMNEQKGQSETPKPLLALKKYLQDQVLLDTTKAIASQVLVLYKTEVMEKFSSSVGECDSEESLEAILFVDGIMSDLNDFTSSCSPSPSELLDSEQCLSHLTFPLGLQDSTTNSESTLSLPIINMKKLSSVSFQTKARKAVSEALRSVNPFTNSLLGDSEASKLLDTFVTDVETIVQSMQAHHSENFRISKVSTLHAARIIYHRFREMLRRFLTPCQDSVKVIDGVTPIHDETLKQAPSESLDSQVTCNRDSLEIQADLQTCTKEVISQILTVYHSAESMEECLSSLKGDTEDLSKLLDAVVSQIDVLAASKSYLSVDDYAVNTQDNLHGEINNDEEEASSRSLKSTAFDKLCTEEFQTKASHMAGGILQSGLIGIVNTSLDGRSADICAESSNDGDDRDVKILQKSGTPPLFTSSLHTNSAASNIIISITKDLNSFPQITKMSDASVSGQLERSLSASTLPVSVQNGANVKGKIIWSGTVNLFNNVFIKVKDFFCPATTGPPRQCG